The following is a genomic window from Nomascus leucogenys isolate Asia chromosome 25, Asia_NLE_v1, whole genome shotgun sequence.
AGCCAAGATTCCTATTTCTGCTCTAATGCTTTGATAATGGGTTAAaggcaaggaaaaataaaaccacacatggAGCTGAACTAATGCAACAATTTCTTGGATAATCCAGTCTCTAATATTATTAGTATCTAAAATGTTAACCAGGCCAAACCCCTCCTCCTAAATAAGGCATTGAAAAGAAATACAGCAGGAAGATCATACTGCCATCAATGGTACTAACAttatttctttatgtctttttctaaAAAGGTAAGCTTGCTTGAAACCATGTTTCAACATCATACACTAGAAATCCCTAAAATTATTAGAAGTGGTCATTCGAAACTCTGTCACTTTTCACAGATAGCCCACAGATCATAAGTCAACAGTTTCCATTAAACAGCTTTTGTACTGTTATCCAAGAGAGAATCCTCATTGTAATTGTATAATCCTAGTTTCCATTAAGGTAAGTttcatattttttgcattttagtaaaaATCTCAGGGGTTTCTTTGAAATTCACAATTCCTATGTTGCATGTTCCGAATCAGTCTTAAATCAACTCAGTAACACAAAGCAATAATATAGAGATTCtgctaaaaatattaaacttcaaataaatatttttaagagcttGACATAGCAATAAGAACGTTAAGACAGACCGAGTTTCTAGGGATTTCATCACAGAAATCACTAGAATTTTGAAATATGGGTTTGTTGCCATGAAACGTGTTTCAAGCATAGTTTTGACAGATAACGTACCTCTTCCACTTCGACCGACAAACCTGAGGTCATTAAATCTTGCAACCTGGTTCTTCATGGCTGCGGTAGCATTTCTCAGCTCAGCTGAGTAGTTTTCATCATTGCCGGCCATCACAGTGACCAGAGTGCCATCTGGAACATCCCCTAGGGCCACCACCTAAACACCAGTCAAAGGACAAATGCAGACATCAGGAATGTTATACATACACTTTTAGGGCATTTGTGTAgtgattattctaaaattaaatgtatattcaatgattttttttaggtTGCAGAGGAATAGCAATGATAACTTaagcaaaacaacagaaaagttataaagacactttattatattttaggttggtgcaaaagtaatcacagtgtttgcaatttttaattccaaaaaccgcaattacatttgcaccagcctaatacaTTATGTACAACTATatgtaaattttcaaataatgacaCATATACTAAATTTACCTAATAAAGCCATATTAGGTCACATAGCACAGCTGGAACAAGACTAACCAGAGCAAGATATCAAGGATTTTGAGTAGCTATGCCGTCTCCTGAATACAATCATCTCTTCTTAATTCCTCCCATTTGAGAAACAGAACATCCTGTGTTTGTTAAGTTTATAATCTAACCCATCTTTTACTTGCTCAGACCTCCACTAACAGGCTGAACAGGGCGCAGACTTtactttcagaaaacaaaacaaaacaaaaaaacacaaaaaaaccttatTTCTGCTAAAAGTAGATTTCATCTTGCTGACGATTCTTAAGTAACTTAAACTGTCCCTCTACAGTTCATCTTTGATACCTCCTACTCGCTGCTATTATCTTGAGTTTTACTACCAATGAATTCTagcacacaagaaaaaaaaagtcagaaatgcACCCTTCGTTTACTAattacaaaatcaacaaacctcaGAAAGACGGGTCATTCACTTCTGTGCACTCCCCTCAATTCGGGGATGGAATTGGGTTGCATTTTTATATCTGTGAGTCCCAAGGTGTGTAAACTCATGTCCTCACAGATGCCTGAGGTTTTCTGCTAGCCCAGCTGATCTTGACCAGGAATTTATTTAATGTAACTGAGTAAGTATGAAGTCTTATCAGGGCTATTGGAGAAAACTGGTAGATAAATGTTTTTTATACTCAggtaattaagaaaatgaatttcaaagtaaaatacTCTGAAAAGCATGACCTAAAGATACTTTGTACAATAGTATCAATTTCTTGGCTATCATTTAGGCCTTCTAGAAACTATTTTCTTGGTCTAGACATTTCTTATTGGCTGTATTtccattgtttctatttttcaaagCAGTCATACAATTTCAAATCGAAATGCCCCAAGCTGTATCTATTCTGATCATTTCTGACATTCTTTACAGTAAAGTCAGTAGTGACATTTATATTACTCATTCCAATTACATCATCATTTTTGGTTGCTGTTTTTGAATTGGTAACAGTAAAGCATTCCTTAATCTACTGTTAtcactccttcctctgcctcctacTTCCCAATTTTTACCTTAATAACTGctacataatttttttgtagtataTATTTTCGGGCCTCTTTTTCTATATGTAAAAAAGGCAGCCATAGACTCACTTGTATGATATTGAAGTCATGTTTCTCAAGATTCCCATTTTCATGATCTGCCTAGCCATCACCCTTTCCCTGTGGCCTCCAGATGACTAtctattgtttttattcattaGAACTGCTTCAGTCCTTGTGGCACAGAACATGAACTAACTCACTATGAGAGATGAACATACTTCCAACCTTAAGACTACACCAGGATAATCTAGTCTCATAGAAGCAGGGAGgcattttcctctattttatcCAACTTGCACTGCCAAACAAGGTCTGGgccttttatctctctttttaatCCTTTCATTCCAATTGTTGGACATGTTTTCCATATAGGAGATTTTAAAACTCTGCTATTTATTCCCCAAGCACCCTCTAATTAGCTATTTAGTTCCCATTATAAGTGTGTTTGTTGCCATTTAATTAAGAGCAGTGATACGACAattccctttttgttttaaaaagatatcacTGAAATAAATCTCCCTGATCAGTTATTTGGTTATTGTTACtggttttttttctattcccGAAAAATGGGCTTgctttattttgctctttttagtCTCTTACAAcaaattttcccctttttttcatgattttcaCTTCCCGTTGTAAAGTTAGCTCACAGTGTTGAAATGCCCTTTTTGAACACATATTTTTacttcctcatcctcctctccCTGTGGTAACCCAGGCTTCTCTATTTTAACTCAACATTCAGCAGGTATACAGAGACTGCCTCAACTACGTGGGTTTCAAACTGAGTAACTCATTGTTGGGTCTGGATCTGtaaaaaggtgaaaataaataaatcatctttTATAACTACAGGAATGTATTCTGAATTATCTGCCTCCTACTGCTGTTCCCCTCACAATGCTCCAAGCCTGTGCCTCTCTCATCTTTCCAATACTATCCTCATTTGTAATTTGGCAAATTCATGAGACCTTCGCCAAGTCTAAACAAACATAGCATAAAATTATCATGGAGGCTAAATAAGAAAAGGTTGTTGATGTtggaatttaagaagaaaaaaattagaagtttaaCTCccactcctctctctttttttttaatgcagcagAATCAACCATATTTGGGCACCTACATATCATTTACTTGGCCTTGTATTGATctctgagggatttttttttttttttggtggtgggagGTGGGTAAAGGGGAACTATTAAATCCAGGGCAATTCATTAATACTGTATATTGTCCAATTGTTAACAAGCATACTTAAGCCAGgttaaaaaagttttctttttttaatttaaaactaacATGCGTGCTAATTTGATACAGGTTTTGTCACTGACGGGCAATATGGAGAGAATGTAAAAATATCTAActtcaaacagaaaaaagaaacaactagaATGAAAAGCTATAAACAATAGGTAAGGAAAcacaaacatttacattttaacacaGACCAAACAGGCAAGAAGGGACTTGCTGGCCAAAGATATctcatattttgttttacttctctGTTTTTAAAGTATCAGGAAGTTGGGCCAAATATCAACTCTCTTCTATATTACATAGACCTCCCAATACTGTTCTTGGCTAGCCTGTTCACAGTTCAAACTGGCATTTCAAACCAATTCTCATTAGGTTGAAATTATAGTTACAATTCATTTACTTCAAATCCGTTAACCTTCCAGTGTTGCAAAGAAGGCTGTGGAGTGGAACATAGAATTCAGCTGAGATGATATTTAAGGCATAGCTAGGGACTGTGATCTTGCCGacaaaaatattacttatttcctttttatgaaaAGAAGATTACCATCAGAATCCAAGACCTCTGAACTTCCCTGCTGAAGGCATGTTTACGTCTTTGGACTCTGGTGTACCAGGGCCTAAACAAGCTGTAATACCATGGTATTACCAAATACATCCTAAGCCATCAAAACAGCTTTTTAGGCTACTTCTGTAAATACAACAAAACACACAGCAAACTTAAGGTTTTCTTAGTagtaaaaaatatgtatctcTCATGCTGTAAAAAATAAAGGTGTTCCATGGGAGGGAAGGAGTAGGGGAACAGGTTGGGGCTCAAAATAAGCAAGTAGGGTTATTGtaatctattttaaagaaaattcgtAATTTTAAATCTCTCTTTAGTTAAGAAGACTGATGTAGAGGATTTACCTAGAGAACTTCAGGAGACTCCTAAGAAGCCCTTCAATGATCTTTTCATCAATATCATCAGGGCCTTATCATTGTTTCACATTTGCTTCTCTTTATCATGGggaatataataattatttactggTTAACTTCCTAGGGAGATTGCCTGCGGCTTATTTAAGATCCAAATTTTAAGGTAATAATTTCTGTTGAAGCTGCTTGGGAGGTGGTTGGGTGGGCGGATAGAGTGAAGACAGGGACACACAGTAAATGAGCCCGGGATGTAAGCAGGTTTTGATGTTTTGCTTGCTTTTATCCCTAACATTTTATCCCTTCACATTTGCTGTCTCACTGAATATTTTGTCTACTCTTCTAGTTATGAAGTGAGCTGGTCTCCTCGAGGAAGAAGCCTCTTTTTATGAGGATTGGGGTGGTGACAGATAATAATCAAATGGTCTGATTTCTCTGctatcctttcctttcccctaaaTGTTCTCAGGGGACCTACTTGAACTTTTTTTCAAGAGAtctgtattttgatttttagtagccTATAGATTATCACccaataaaacaaattaattgtttttaagtgaattaccaaaagtcattttaaaaaggaaactctATGGTTATTATGGTTTCTGCTAGCAAGAATTCTGACAGCTCATAAAAGCAATAcgtataatttttcattttttagaagaaaaatactttcaTACAATGGCTTGAGACTCTGAACTGCTCCAATTCCTGAAGATTATTGATTAATCATTTagtcttttaatatatttgagtGTGGGTTCCCTGGCAGAGGAGGGAGTTCAGAAGAGACCCTGATTTTCCCCCAAAAGGAAGCCACAAATCTCTTAGAGCCCTAGTGCATTGGGGCAGCCAGGTTTTAATGGCCTTTGGTGGTTATCAGCCCGTCTTGCCTCTGCTCTTTATCTGATAGTGACCCCATGGCCCAACCCTGTTGGGTCCCCTCTCAATGCGGGTGCCCTAAAGAGTCACCGCTGAGTCCATTTATGCAAAGGGTTAGaatgatttaaaagtaaaatggtcTCCCAAACCCAAATCTAAGTAAacggagggagggaaagaagagtcAAGCAAGCCGCCACGTTCCTTCTCATTTCCACCcccactaaaaaacaaaacaaaacaaaaaactgctttTAGAAAAGTGAGTGGAAAAAGAGGCGAATCTGTAGACACAGCCAACTGCAAATTTCGTTTTTTTTAGAAATCACAATCTAAGTGTGGAAACTgtataaagcttaaaaataaccccaacaatacttttttaaaaagtgaatattagTCGTCGTAATAAGATCAAGACCCAGCTGAGGCCTGGAACTATGAAAAGCTTATATTAAATTAATCTCCCCTTAAAGGggccaattaaacatttttttttaggtAGCTTATCTTTACACTTGGAACCACCTGCCTTGATTAGCCCTTTAAATGAACAGGAAATGACCCGCACTGATTTTACTTAGTTGCATCTTTTCAAACCCACCAAAGACAAAACAGAAATCTCCACTGCAGAAATTAAATTCCTACTGCTTGCTGCTAGGGTAGTAGGGTGATTGTTTAGAAACGCCTGGGGTTGTTTTCATACCCCTGTTGAAGGCCAAGGTTTTTAAAGGCAGCTCAAAGCTTTGGGGATGATCAGGGGTGAAAAGTGAAGGGAGATCTTTGGAGCCGCCGCGCTGAAGTCTCCAGCTACGCGCCGTCCCCTCCTCCAACAGGAAAGCGGGCCGCTGGGACCCCTGGCTCTCCGAAAACAGCCTCGTCACCTTTCGCTACCCCGGGCTTAATCTAGGTGAGCTGATGATAGCATTCAGAACGGTTCCGGGAAAAGAAACAGGATTCGATACTTGCGGCTTCTGGCAGGAGCAGGCTAAAAAGCTCAGAGAACTCTTCAGAAAACTTTTGCAGACTTAACTACGCCCGCTGTGGACTTTGGACATGCTAATTCCCATAGGGCGGctagagaaggggaaaaaaatccctgaCAGTTTCCCTTGTTAGTTTCTTTTCACTGACTTGAAAGCAGAAAAGTCTTACTATTTTATTTCCTGATCCTTTCATCTGAGGAAGACAAAATGGTTTGGGTGTTAATCCAGCGGTAGGGGCAGCAGTAAGTTAGCAAACGGGCTGTCTCTGCCCGGCTGGGTTATAACTCTTCCCACTTTGTATCAAAGCTAAGGCCCCTGCCAGGGAGGTCCCTACCGGCTCCCAGCGGATGTCTTTGGGGACACCCTGATGCTTTCAGCCCTCCTGGGAGGTCGCCCCAGAAAGCTGAGACGAGTGCCTCCCGAGGGTCGCCACGGCAACACAGCATCCCCCGCATCCCAAGCTAGGAAGACCGACCCGGGGCTGCGGGGGCCCCTTTCCAGAATCCGGCCCCGCCCGCCTGGCCGCTGCCCTCGCGGATCTCCCCCGGCCTCGCCGGCCTCCGCCTGTCCTCCCACCACCCTCTCCGGGCCAGTACCTTGAAAGCGATGGGCAGGGTCTTGTTGCAGCGCCAGTGCGTAGGCAGCACGGAGCAGAGAAAGTTGGGGCTGTCGGTGCGCACCAGCTCGCCCGGGTGGTCGGCCAGCACCTCCACCATGCTGCGGTCGCCGCTCCTCAGCTTGCCGGCCAGGGCAGCGCCGGCGTCCGGGGCGCCCAGCGGGAACGCCTCGCTCATCTTGCCTGGGCTCAGCGCGGTGGAAGGCGGCGTGAAGCGGCGGCTCGTGCTGGCATCTACGGGGATACGCATCACAACAAGCCGATTGAGTTAGGACCCTGCAAACAGCTCCTACCAGACGGCGACAGGGGCGCGGATCTTCAGCAAGCAGCTCCCGGGAGACCAACATACACGTTCAGGGGCCTTTATTACtgcggcggggggggggggggcgggggtggttAAGGGAGGAAGGAGACTAAGTCACTAACAGTCCAGGAGGGGAAAAAGTTCTGGTTCTGCCGATCGGCCTCCGACCCAGGATGGGCTCCTAGCAACCGATTGCTTAGTGCATTAAAAAGTGGAGACTATCTTCTTCGAATCTTGCTTGCAGAGGTTAAGTTCTGTCTTTGGCTGTTACAAAAGTTCCTGAAGGCAAAATTCTCATACACTTCCTAAAATATTTATGCGAAGTGTAAAACGACCAGCAAACACATTATTTGGAAGTTCCAGTAGTTAATGCCTGTCAGTTTTTTGCAGGTGAGTTTTGTCTAAAGTCCCAACAGAACACAATTATCTCCCGTAACAAGGCCACTTTTATCATGCAAAACTGGCTTCAGTCCCGAAAAGCAAGAGCTGCGACTTCCAAAGGTCGTGCTACTAATGTATGTGGcacgtatatataaatatatacatatgctctacttcataaaatattcacaatacaATCTGTGGAGAATTTAAACACAACAGAAATCCATTAATGTACGCTGCAGATTTTTTTAAGTAGCCTTGAAAATCAGCTTCAGTAGTTGCAGCAGTGCTGAGCTAGAAGTACTTGTCATGTTCTCTGTTCTCTCAATGAATTCTGTCAAAACGCTCAGTGCAGAAAATTCAGCGTTTCAAAGATCTTCAGCTAATCTTAAAATAACAATCATAAGAAGAAGGCCCAGTCGATGACACTCAGGGTACTACAGCTCTCCCACATCTGTGAACTCGGGTTTGGGGATGTTGGTTAAGTTTGTGGCTGGTCCTGTGGTTTGGTGGGAGTTGAGCAGCCGCAGAgtcacacacacgcaaacacgcACTCTTCGGAATGCAGCCACTGTCTACATCAGCTGGGTGACTCAGCCCCGACTCGGGCAGCAGCGAGACGATACTCCTCCACCGTCGCCCAGCACCCGCCGGTTAGCTGCTCCGAGGCACGAACACCCACGAGCGCCGCGTAACCGCAGCAGGTGGAGCGGACCTTGAGGGAGGGCTCCGCGGCGCAGATCGAAACAGATCGGGCGGCTCGGGTTACACACGCACTCACACCCTGCCACGCACACTACCACGCACATGCAACTTCACGGCTCGCCTCGGACCACAGCGCACTTTCTCCCGCtgttgtaaaaggaaaataatcggGGAAAAGTTCGCAGCCAGGAAAGAAGTTGAAAACATCCAGCCAAGAAGCCAGTTaattcaaaaggaagaaaggggaaaaacaaaaaacaaaaaaaggaaggtcCAACGCAGGCCAAGGAGAAGCAGCAGAGGTTGACTTCCTTCTGGCGTCCCTAGGAGCCCCGGGAAGAAGTGCCTGGCGGCGCTGGGCCGGGCAGCGTGGTGCCCTGGCTGGGTCCGGCCGCGGGGCGCCCGTCCCGCCCGCGCCCGCTGGCTCTATGAATGAGAGTGCCTGGAAATGAACGTGCTTTTACTGTAAGCCCGGCCGGAGGAATTCCATTCCCTCAGCTCGTTTGCATAGGGGCGGTGGCGGCCAATCACAGGCCTTTCCGGTATCAGCCAGGGCGCGGCTCGCCGCCGCCGGCTCCTGGAATCGGTCCGCGCGCCCCCGCCGCCGCGCCGCGCGCTACTGTACGCAACCCCGGCGGGGAGTCGGAGGCCATCCCCGCGCCCCCGCATCCACGCCTGCATGCTGGCCCGGGGCCCCGCCCGCGTGCGGACCCCTTTCCGCAGCCACACGCAGGCTTGTGCGGCTCCGCGAGTGGCCACGGTCCGGAGACCTGGGAAAAGAAAGCAGGCCCCGCCGGCCCGAGGAGGACCCGGCCGGCGTGCCGCGACCCGCTGCAGGCAGGCGCAGTGGCGGCCACGAGGCTCCCGAACCGGGGCTTCAGCCCGCGGACGGCCGCAGATCCTGCGCGGCCGCCCAGGGCCAGGCCTCCGCTTCCAGGGCGTGGGTGCCATTCGGCCGCGGGGCCCCGGGGAGCCGCTCCGCGCTCGTGCACCGTCCGGCTGGCAGCTGCGGCGAAGCGGCGCTGATTCCCTGCATGAGGCCGGACGGCGTCCGAGCGTGCCGTTTGCTCTCAGCGTCTTCCCTCGGGTCGGTTGCTGTAATGGGTGTTTTTTACCGCTGCGCCTGGGCCGCGGCTCGATCCCTCCGCGCGCCTCACTCTTGCTGCGTGCGCCAGCGGCCCGCGAGGAGTTTCTCAGTCAGGAAAGACCCTAAGAACGCGCGGCTGGAAGGAAAGTTGAAAGCAGCCGCGGCTTGCTTCCGGGCCTCGTAGCGCCGGCCCCAGCAGCAGCCGGACAGCCCGCCCGGGCCCCGCGTCTCCCTTCCGGCTCCCCGGAAGCGGCCCCCGCTCCTCTCCCCGCCCCCGCGCGCGCGAACGGCCCCAGGTGCGGAACCCACCCCGGCTTCGCGTGCGGGCGGCCGCTTCCCCTTGCGCCGGTCCCCGCGGCGCTGCGGGCATTTTCGCGGAGCTCGGagggccccgcccccggcccggcTTGCGCGGCCAACTCCGACCCCACCCGGCGGGGCTCCCTCCCCGCGGAGGCTGCTCCCGTCCCCACGAGTCCCTCCACGCCCTCCCTGCCGGGCCCTGCACCTCCCGCAGCCTCTCATCCACCCCGGGGCTGCAACCCAGTCCCCGGATCCCGGTCCCCGCGGAGCCCCTCAAGATCCCCCGCGCGGGGGTCCCTCTCCGACCTCACGGGGCCCCTCACGCCcgctcctccctcccccagggcTAGGGTGCTGTGGCCGCTGCCGCGCAGGGACTCCCCGGGCGTTGCCGCGG
Proteins encoded in this region:
- the RUNX1 gene encoding runt-related transcription factor 1 isoform X3; this translates as MRIPVDASTSRRFTPPSTALSPGKMSEAFPLGAPDAGAALAGKLRSGDRSMVEVLADHPGELVRTDSPNFLCSVLPTHWRCNKTLPIAFKVVALGDVPDGTLVTVMAGNDENYSAELRNATAAMKNQVARFNDLRFVGRSGRGKSFTLTITVFTNPPQVATYHRAIKITVDGPREPRRHRQKLDDQTKPGSLSFSERLSELEQLRRTAMRVSPHHPAPTPNPRASLNHSTAFNPQPQSQMQEEDTAPWRC